One Colius striatus isolate bColStr4 chromosome 7, bColStr4.1.hap1, whole genome shotgun sequence DNA segment encodes these proteins:
- the FAM219B gene encoding protein FAM219B, with translation MATGGGAAAGAAASGSGGRRGARLIWTENKKLNKVTDAVEKRGPYIMSKTPSLHAKLQRQRELAKAALRRQGLLGGPVPHQPNPTPKRSVKFNKGYTALSQTVDENLVSLDSDSDEELGSRCSSGYSSAEQVNQDLSQQLLQDGYHLDEVPDDEDLDLIPPKPVASSCPCCFGVNLSCVIQ, from the exons aTGGCgacgggcggcggggccgcggccggggcCGCTGCGAGCGggagcggcgggcggcggggagcgcgg CTGATTTGGACTGAAAACAAGAAGCTGAACAAAGTGACTGATGCAGTGGAAAAAAGGGGACCGTACATCATGAGCAAAACCCCCTCTCTTCACGCCAAGCTCC AGAGGCAGCGTGAGCTGGCGAAGGCAGCGCTGCGAcggcaggggctgctggggggacCTGTGCCAcaccaacccaacccaacacCTAAAAG gTCAGTGAAGTTTAACAAGGGCTACACAGCACTCAGCCAGACAGTGGATGAAAACCTGGTCTCCCTTGATTCAGACAG TGACGAGGAACTGGGATCCAGATGTTCCTCTGGCTACTCCTCTGCTGAG CAGGTGAACCAGGACCTGAGCCAGCAGTTGCTGCAAGATGGCTACCACCTTGACGAGGTCCCTGATGATGAAGATCTGGATCTCATTCCCCCGAAACCCGTTGCCTCTTCTTGCCCCTGTTGTTTTGGAGTAAATCTCTCCTGTGTGATCCAGTAG
- the SCAMP2 gene encoding secretory carrier-associated membrane protein 2 has translation MGAVGTPPQSRPAAWGHTQPGPGPASRGPARGVKAPARCAAGHVRKRHRRPAAPKAAAAAGAERSNAARAASMSGFDTNPFADPVDINPFQDPSVTQLTNTSQSGLDEFNPFSESSQLTNAARTTPATQPSGHSQPAVLQTSAEPTSQALAAAAQAGLLQQQAELERKAAELEKKERELQSNAASINPRQNNWPPLPKKCPIKPCFYQDFSADIPADYQRICKMLYYLWMLHSITLLLNLLACLAWFTVAMERGVDFGLSILWFVLFTPCAFLCWYRPIYKAFRSDSSFSFFVFFFIFFCQIAIYIIQAVGIPGWGDSGWIAALSELHGNVAVAVIMMVVAGFFTLCAVLSLFLLKQVHSLYRRTGASFQRAQEEFSQGILTNRSFQHAAAGATSSAVESAFRGN, from the exons ATGGGCGCTGTAGGGACACCCCCGCAGAGCCGCCCCGCCGCAtggggacacacacaacccggccccggccccgcgtcACGCGGCCCCGCCCGCGGGGTCAAAGCGCCTGCGCGCTGCGCAGCGGGTCACGTGCGGAAGCGGCACAGGCGCCCGGCGGCCCCGaaagcggcggcggcggcgggagcggagcggagcaACGCAGCGCGGGCCGCGTCCATGTCGGGCTTCGACACCAACCCGTTCGCCGACCCGGTGGACATCAACCCCTTCCAG GATCCCTCAGTGACACAGCTCACAAACACTAGCCAAAGTGGCTTGGATGAATTCAACCCCTTTTCTGAGAGTTCCCAGCTG ACCAATGCAGCACGGACGACGCCAGCCACGCAGCCCTCTGGCCACTCGCAGCCTGCTGTCCTGCAGACCTCCGCAGAGCCCACCTCCCAG gccctggctgcagcagcacaggctgggctcctccagcagcaggcagagttAGAGAGGAAGGCAGCTGAGTtggagaagaaggaaagggaattGCAGAGTAATGCAGCCAGCATTAATC CAAGGCAAAACAACTGGCCACCTCTTCCCAAAAAGTGCCCAATCAAGCCATGTTTTTATCAGGATTTTTCTGCAGACATCCCAGCTGACTACCAGCGGATATGCAAGATGCTCTATTACTTGTGGATGT TGCATTCAATTACCCTGCTCCTAAACCTGCTTGCTTGCCTGGCATGGTTCACAGTCGCGATGGAAAGAGGAGTAGACTTTGGTCTCTCCATCCTGTGGTTTGTTTTATTCACCCCTTGTGCCTTTCTGTGTTGGTACCGACCAATTTACAAGGCTTTCAG GTCTGACAGCTCCTTCAGCTTCTTCGtcttctttttcatcttcttctgCCAAATTGCAATCTACATCATCCAGGCTGTTGGCATTCCTGGCTGGGGAGACAG CGGGTGGATCGCGGCGCTGTCAGAGCTGCACGGGAACGTGGCCGTGGCTGTGATCATGATGGTGGTGGCAGGATTCTTCACACTCTGTGCCGTTCTCTCGCTCTTCCTTCTGAAGCAG GTGCACTCGCTGTATCGGCGCACAGGAGCCAGTTTCCAAAGGGCCCAGGAAGAGTTTTCCCAAGGCATCCTCACCAACAGGAGCTTCCAGCATGCGGCGGCGGGAGCGACCTCCTCAGCTGTAGAGAGTGCTTTCCGGGGAAACTGA
- the MPI gene encoding mannose-6-phosphate isomerase: MAEIRVFPLSCAVQTYSWGKVGLESEVAKLLASSDSLVQIQPDQPYAELWMGAHPRGDAIIRDNRIPQKTLGQWIADNPACLGAKVKDAFQGHLPFLFKVLSVNTALSIQAHPNKELAAKLHTQFPEHYPDANHKPEMAIALTPFEGLCGFRPVEEIVSFLQNVPELRALIGEVAAEQLERSRSDDPRGVSAALRVCFTRLMKSEKKFFVDQLNKLVKRISQEAAEGKDTSGSNGDLLLRLHSQYPGDIGCFTIYFLNLVRLEPGEAMFLGANEPHAYLHGDCVECMACSDNTVRAGLTPKFIDVLTLCEMLNYTPAPSSSKIFPATQSQLDPSVYLYDPPVPDFAIMRIEIPSSIKLYLVSAMDSASILLVIQGMAVGTSTAAASEMTLRRGSVVFISANESISLHLSSPDGMLLFRACCLL, translated from the exons ATGGCAGAGATCCGCG TCTTCCCCCTCTCCTGCGCCGTGCAGACCTACTCCTGGGGGAAGGTGGGGCTGGAGAGTGAGGTGGCCAAGCTGCTGGCCAGCAGTGACTCACTGGTCCAGATCCAGCCTGACCAGCCCTATGCAGAG ctctggatgGGCGCACATCCCCGGGGCGATGCCATCATCCGGGATAACCGCATCCCCCAAAAGACCCTGGGCCAGTGGATCGCTGATAACCCTGCCTGCCTGGGGGCAAAGGTGAAGGACGCCTTCCAGGGTCACCTGCCCTTCCTCTTCAAGGTGCTGTCGGTCAACACCGCCCTCTCCATCCAGGCGCACCCCAACAAG GAGCTGGCGGCGAAGCTGCACACTCAGTTCCCTGAGCACTACCCTGATGCCAACCACAAGCCCGAAATGGCCATTGCTCTCACCCCCTTCGAGGGCTTGTGTGGTTTTCGGCCAGTGGAGGAGATCGTCTCCTTCCTCCAGA ACGTCCCTGAGCTGCGGGCGCTGATCGGGGAGGTGGCGGCGGAGCAGCTGGAGCGCAGCAGGAGTGACGACCCCCGCGGCGTCTCGGCCGCCCTCCGCGTCTGCTTCACCCGCCTGATGAAGAGCGAGAAGAAGTTCTTTGTCGACCAGTTGAACAAGCTAGTGAAGAGGATCTCCCAGGAAG CGGCAGAAGGGAAGGACACTTCAGGGAGCAACGGAGACCTGCTCCTGCGGCTACACTCCCAGTACCCGGGGGACATTGGCTGCTTCACTATTTATTTCCTCAACCTGGtgaggctggagccaggggaGGCCATGTTTCTGGGAGCCAATGAGCCCCATGCCTACCTGCATGGAG ACTGTGTGGAGTGCATGGCGTGCTCAGATAACACGGTGCGTGCTGGGCTCACCCCCAAATTCATTGATGTCCTCACCTTGTGTGAGATGCTCAACTACACGCCAGCGCCCAGCAGCTCCAAGATCTTCCCGGCAACACAGAGCCAGCTCGACCCTAGTGTTTACCTCTATGACCCACCCGTGCCAGACTTTGCTATCATGAGGATAGAG ATCCCCTCCTCCATCAAGCTGTACCTTGTCTCTGCCATGGACTCTGCCAGCATCTTGCTGGTGATCCAAGGGATGGCGGTGGGCACCTccacagctgcagcctctgaaaTGACTCTGCGCCGTGGCTCTGTGGTCTTCATCTCTGCCAACGAGAGCATCTCCCTCCACCTCTCCTCACCAGATGGGATGCTGCTCTTCCGagcctgctgcctcctctga